Part of the Paeniglutamicibacter sulfureus genome, AACGATGTCATTTCACGTTTCAGCGCCGCGGTCATCGGCCTGGCCATCTACCTCGGTGCGTACTCGGCGGAGATCTTCCGCGGCGGTGTCATGGCCCTGCACTCCGGCCAGTTTGAGGCGTGCAAGTCGTTGGGAATACCACCGTTCAGGGCGTACCAAAAAATTCTCGGACCCCAACTCATTCGAGTCATCACGCCCTCGATGGCGAACGAGGTCATCACCATCTTCAAGAGCACCTCGCTCGTTTCAGTCATCGGCTACGCCGAGCTGCTGACCACCGTGCAGACCATCTATGCCAGGAATTTCGAGACCATCCCACTCTTGATGGTCGCGGTCATCTGGTACCTGGTCCTCACAAGCATCGCCATGGTCGGGCAATCGAAACTGGAAAAGCGGTTCGGCCGAGGCTTTGCCCGAAAGAACCTCGGTCGCCCCAAAGCATTGAAAGCCGGACTCGGCAAGGGAGAGAAATGACAGACCAAACGACAGCTGAGGCCCCGATGCTCCAACTCGTTGGCGTCAGCAAGCACTTCGGCGAGCTACGGGCGGTGGACGATGTGAGCCTGGACATCACCGCCGGCTCTGTCACCTGCATCGTCGGGCCCTCGGGCTCAGGAAAAAGCACGCTGCTCCGCACCGTCAACATGATGGAGGAGATCGATGGCGGCGCCATCTTCTTCGAAGGCGAGATGATTGGCCACGAAGTCCGCAACGGGCACAGAGTACCTGTATCGAAAGCCGTGGCGCGTCGACAAACCCTTAACTTCGGGATGGTGTTCCAGCACTTCAACCTCTTTCCCAACTACACCGCGCTGGAAAACGTTACTGTTCCCCCCGTTCTCACGGGCCGGGCGGACAAAGCGGCTGCTCGCGCCACCGGACTGCGCGTCCTTGAACAGGTAGGCCTGATCGGAAGAAAAGATCATTATCCGAACCAGCTCTCGGGTGGGCAGCAACAGCGCGTGGCCATCGCTCGGGCGCTGGCCATGGAACCGAAGGTTCTGCTCTTTGACGAACCAACGAGTGCATTGGATCCCGAATTGGTGAGCGAGGTGCTGGGAGTCATGCGGGCCCTCGCGGAACGCGGGGCAACGATGATCATCGTCACCCACGAAATGCGGTTTGCCGAAGATGTGGCCGATGAAGTCGTCATGATGGACGCTGGCCGAATCATCGAACGTGGCGCTCCGTCGGAGATTTTGCACAACCCCACAACGGAAAGGGCGAAGAAGTTCTTTGCCTCGGTTGGAACCCTCTAAACCCTGAAAGGGCTTGATCAGCAGTGAAGCAAAAAGTAATTGTCATCGGTGCCGGAATCATCGGCTGCAGTCTCGCGGACGAGCTTAGCCGCCGCGGGGCGGCCGTGACCGTGATAGACGCAGCCGAGGCGGGCGCCGGCACCAGCGCTGCCACCTTCGCCTGGGTTAATTCGAACAACAAGACACCGGTGGAGTATGCAGACCTCAATCTGCTCGGACTCCAAGCCCACGAGCGCGCTGCCCGGGCAGCCGACCACGGCGGAGACAGATGGTTCCACCAGATCGGCACGGTGCAGATTGCCCAAACCGATGACGAGATGCTCGCCATTGAGCGCAAGGTCGAGAAGCTGATTGCAAATGGCTATGAGGCGCAACTGCTGACTCCGGACAAAGTTCGGGAAAGCGAGCCTGCACTCTCCCTGGACCGCCTGGCCGGTGGCGCACTCTATCCAAAGGAAGGATGGATAGATGTGCAAACCATGTGCATGACCCTCATCGGCCGGGCCATCGAAGCCGGGACTACTTTTGCTCCCTACGAGACCGTGACCGATATCCAGGCAACCCGCGTAACCACGATCACCAAAGACGGATCGACTCGACACCACGATGGGGATGTAGTGATCCTTGCCGCCGGCAACGGCAGCAAGCGCATTCTTGCCGCGGGAGGCATGGATTTTCCAACGCTCGATCCCGCAGTCCACGGTGTCCAAGCCGGAACAGAGAACACGGGAATAGGGATCATCAGCACCACCGGTCCCATCAACTCCGGCATCCGCCACCTGGTACGCGCATCAGGCATAGCCATGAGGCCCGCGCGCAACGGCGGAATCACCTTTGCCGACCACCCCACCGGTGGCAAATGGGACCTTGGAGACCCCAGGATCTGGACGGTGCCAGCCCTCCTCCTCGAGCGCGCCCGCGAGCTCTATCCCGTCCTGAAGGACACGGCCACCGAAAATGTGAGTCTGGGTATCCGCGTGCTCCCTGAAGACGGACTAACCATTGCCGACTGGGTCACCGAAAACAAGTCGATTTACGCCGTGGCCACCCACAGCGGGGTAACACTGTCGGCTCATCTCGCCGGTGCCGTCGCAGAGGAAGTACTCACCGGGAATCGTCATCAGTCGCTCAACACCTTCAGCCTGTCGAGGTTCGCAACAACCTAACGAGGCATAGCTTTTGCCCGGTGGGAACTGGAAGCGCATCCACCCCACCGGGCCCTTCCCGGTGCCGACCACCACGCTCCGCAACAGCCTGCCAGGGACTTGGGTCTGTTCGCATAGAAAAGAAAAGAGTAAGCATGGCGAATATCCTGATCAGATCAGATGAGGCCAATGCAGCAGCGACAGCGCTACTGTGGGCAGCACGAGGCCATAACGTCTGCCTCTTGGCACCCACGCTCTCCCCCGGGACCAACAATTTCAGCTATTTCGGGCACCAGCGCACGGTCACACTCCGCAGGTTGGAAGAATTGGAAGCCTCCGGGCCCAATGTCGGCGTGGTCTTCGCCGAAGGCGAGGATGTACAGGCCGGAATCAGCAGCATCCTTGAATCGAAAACACCGGATCTGCTCGTCATCATCGGCGGTGGCATTTCGGCAGCCGTTCATGCCACAGAGGCGGCCAAAGGCCTGCACTTCGATTCTTCCAGAATTCTCCACGTAGGAGGCTTCCTCGTAGGAGGAAACGCATCGGCAGTAAAATCTGAGAAGCAAAGCGTCATAGCCGGTTTCCTAGCTAAAGGAACCCCTTCGCATGTGCTGGGCCTGGCCCAAACAACCCTTCCCCAGGTGTTGATTGGCAATGGCTTCAGCGTCGCCCTATCCAGCGTGAACGCCTTGGTCCACCTTCCTCCAATGATCTTCAACGCAATGAGCGTCGAACGAGGCGCAGATGTCAGATTCTATGTCGAGGGATTCGGCGACAGCGTCTGCAGGCTCATCGATGACCTGGATGCAGAACGGCTCCGCCTGGGCACGGCCCTAGGTTTCATGCTTCTTCCTCTCGGCGAACTTATGGACAGAAGCAGCGGCCCCGAAGGCATGCCGGGCAAGACAATGCGAGAAAAAATCAATGCCTTTCCCTCCTACCAGAGCATCAAACTACCCTCAAGCTTCGGCCACCGCTTCTTGGCACACGAGCTACGGTCCACTTTCGCGCCAATGGCCGAGCTCGCTCGCATGGCGGGGGTAGGCGTACCAACGATCAATTCGGTCGTACGAATTGGGGAGATCCTTCTAAGCGCGGATCTCTCATCGTCCGCGAAAATTGTTGCGACTAAATTCCTGGCCCTCACTAAGGTCTAGGCCCACAAAGGCAGTACAAAACCAACGACCCACTCATCAGAACAGCAGGAGATACGCATCGCTGGTGCATAAGACTGTGGAATGGAATGCGGGTTTGTGCAGGCACGTATGCAAACAAATTTTGAAAATGAAAATCCGTGTATAGAGGAAGCTTTCGAAGCCTTGAGACTACCTGCCCACGAAGTGACGAGATCTGGTGTCCACGATGTTACGAGGTTACACACAGCGTCATGGCCTCTTCCAGGGCGTGTTCTTGGGCATCTTCGGTGAGGCCCAGGAAGTCCAGCACCAGGGGGTCCTTGGCAACCTCCCGCGCCAGGTCAGTGCCTTCACCCGGCAACCGTGCCTCGAGGTTATTCGGGGCCGCACCGGTGCGGGTGTGGAGGGACGAGCGGATTTGGTGTTCCAAGACGGCCACCGACCACCCATGCTGAACGGCCCGGGAAGCATACCAGCGACGCAGTTCGTGGTCATCCACCTTGTTCAGCAGCGCGACATTGTGGCTCCAACTCAATTGTCCAGACGGTGTCTGGACAATTTGTTCCTCGCCGCTCCAGGCCGCGGCGAAGGCGCGCATGTTGTACATATTGGTCCGGGAGAATCCCTTCATGTGCGGGAATTCCGCGCGCAGGTCCCGGGCAATCCTCTCCAAGACGTTGCTCCCCCACGGCTGGTGACGCTGCCGCTGGAGGATGGTGTGGCCGATGTTCCAGTACAGCTCGATCATGGCGGTGTTCACGACGCGCTGGGCGCGGTGTTGGGCTTCCCGTACGAGACCTTTCAGGGTGGTGAGTGTTGCGGCGTAGTCGCTGGGAAGGTCGGGTTCGAGCTGGGTCATGATTCAACCCTAGTTCCAGTCGCCGATGCTCTGTCGTCAATTGTCCAGACAGTGTCTGGACAATTGGCGGCAGGAGGGTTTGGCGCCATCGGTTGCCGCTACCTCCATGAAAGTCAGGTCCCGCGCCGAGCATGGCCACGCTCGTTGGTTGCTGTACAGGATTCCTCAGGATTCGTGCAGTGGGTGCTCTCGTGTGAGGTCCCTGAACCAGCGCATCTGGGCTGCGTCGTTGTCCAGGTCCAGGGCCTCGAGTTGCTGCATCAGGGCAGCATGATGGGGTGTGCCCGGAGGTGTGGAGGCGATCTGCCGTTTGAGTTCAAGGCGCAGCCCGTGAAGCTCTTGCTCCCGGGCCCGCGAGAGTTCTTCCATGCCCATGGGGCCATCCTCCACGCCACGGCCGTCTTCCACAACGGCTTCGGGGCTCCCGCTGACAGCGCGGCCTTCCCGCCCCCTGCCGAAGTGCCGGCGACCACGATGCCAATGCCGAGGCGGTCCGGCGCGTGGGCAAGCTCGGCGCGATACCAGGCACCGCAACGGCGGGCCAAGGCCGGCGCCGGGATAGACAGATAACCAATTAGTAGTAATAATAGTAGTAATATTCTTACTACATAGGATGTGGTGATGGTGGTCGAATCCCCCATGGACCGTGCGGCGACAGCAATCAACGCGATGGAGTCCGAAAATCTCAAGGTGACGGTCACCGCGGTGCGTTCACGCGCCGGGGTCTCCATGGAAACCGCCCGCTCCGCCGTGGAGGCATGGCGCACGCAACGTTCACACCCGGTGGTCGCGGTCACCGAGGCGGCACAGCAGGCGTTCATCCGGCTGTGGGCCGTGGCGGTGGCCGAGGCCGACGCCCGGCACACCGCACAGCTCGAGGCCGCCCAGGCGGCCCTGGAGGCGGCGCGGGCGGAGGCAGTGGAAGCCGGTGCCCTGGTCGACGCCGAGGCCCACCGCGTCCAAGAAGAAGCCGGGCGGGCCGATGCGGCTGAAGCCCGGATTGCGGCGCTGGAGGCGGAGATCCGCTCCCTGCGCGAGGCGGAGACGTCCGAACGTGCCTCGGCGCAGGATGCGGTGAAGGCCGCTCAGGCCGAAACGGGCCGGGCACGTGAGGAGGTCGCGGAACTGCGCGGACGCTTGGCGGTTCTCACCGAGCAGGCAACCCGTTACTGGGACGCAGCGCTCCCCGCGAACCACCCGGAACAGCAGGACAAGCCCAAACCCAAGCAG contains:
- a CDS encoding amino acid ABC transporter ATP-binding protein — translated: MTDQTTAEAPMLQLVGVSKHFGELRAVDDVSLDITAGSVTCIVGPSGSGKSTLLRTVNMMEEIDGGAIFFEGEMIGHEVRNGHRVPVSKAVARRQTLNFGMVFQHFNLFPNYTALENVTVPPVLTGRADKAAARATGLRVLEQVGLIGRKDHYPNQLSGGQQQRVAIARALAMEPKVLLFDEPTSALDPELVSEVLGVMRALAERGATMIIVTHEMRFAEDVADEVVMMDAGRIIERGAPSEILHNPTTERAKKFFASVGTL
- a CDS encoding NAD/NADP octopine/nopaline dehydrogenase family protein; the encoded protein is MANILIRSDEANAAATALLWAARGHNVCLLAPTLSPGTNNFSYFGHQRTVTLRRLEELEASGPNVGVVFAEGEDVQAGISSILESKTPDLLVIIGGGISAAVHATEAAKGLHFDSSRILHVGGFLVGGNASAVKSEKQSVIAGFLAKGTPSHVLGLAQTTLPQVLIGNGFSVALSSVNALVHLPPMIFNAMSVERGADVRFYVEGFGDSVCRLIDDLDAERLRLGTALGFMLLPLGELMDRSSGPEGMPGKTMREKINAFPSYQSIKLPSSFGHRFLAHELRSTFAPMAELARMAGVGVPTINSVVRIGEILLSADLSSSAKIVATKFLALTKV
- a CDS encoding DNA-binding protein translates to MVVESPMDRAATAINAMESENLKVTVTAVRSRAGVSMETARSAVEAWRTQRSHPVVAVTEAAQQAFIRLWAVAVAEADARHTAQLEAAQAALEAARAEAVEAGALVDAEAHRVQEEAGRADAAEARIAALEAEIRSLREAETSERASAQDAVKAAQAETGRAREEVAELRGRLAVLTEQATRYWDAALPANHPEQQDKPKPKQ
- a CDS encoding DUF1016 N-terminal domain-containing protein; amino-acid sequence: MTQLEPDLPSDYAATLTTLKGLVREAQHRAQRVVNTAMIELYWNIGHTILQRQRHQPWGSNVLERIARDLRAEFPHMKGFSRTNMYNMRAFAAAWSGEEQIVQTPSGQLSWSHNVALLNKVDDHELRRWYASRAVQHGWSVAVLEHQIRSSLHTRTGAAPNNLEARLPGEGTDLAREVAKDPLVLDFLGLTEDAQEHALEEAMTLCVTS
- a CDS encoding NAD(P)/FAD-dependent oxidoreductase, translating into MKQKVIVIGAGIIGCSLADELSRRGAAVTVIDAAEAGAGTSAATFAWVNSNNKTPVEYADLNLLGLQAHERAARAADHGGDRWFHQIGTVQIAQTDDEMLAIERKVEKLIANGYEAQLLTPDKVRESEPALSLDRLAGGALYPKEGWIDVQTMCMTLIGRAIEAGTTFAPYETVTDIQATRVTTITKDGSTRHHDGDVVILAAGNGSKRILAAGGMDFPTLDPAVHGVQAGTENTGIGIISTTGPINSGIRHLVRASGIAMRPARNGGITFADHPTGGKWDLGDPRIWTVPALLLERARELYPVLKDTATENVSLGIRVLPEDGLTIADWVTENKSIYAVATHSGVTLSAHLAGAVAEEVLTGNRHQSLNTFSLSRFATT
- a CDS encoding amino acid ABC transporter permease; translated protein: MASLQIRPRVGIAQWVSYAFAAYMILVLIQFFGFNENWRWDVVFSYLFSQVVMNGLLNTIYLTVLTTVLGLILGVITAWCRMSNLVVLRTFALGYIWIMRAMPPLVMLLVVFFFGALVPTLSIGIPFGPSIAEVPTNDVISRFSAAVIGLAIYLGAYSAEIFRGGVMALHSGQFEACKSLGIPPFRAYQKILGPQLIRVITPSMANEVITIFKSTSLVSVIGYAELLTTVQTIYARNFETIPLLMVAVIWYLVLTSIAMVGQSKLEKRFGRGFARKNLGRPKALKAGLGKGEK